A window of the Fibrobacter sp. UWH4 genome harbors these coding sequences:
- a CDS encoding LL-diaminopimelate aminotransferase: MNESIINTNYDLLPGSYLFSTIAQKIKEYQAKKPDADIIRLGIGDVTTPLIPEVIKAMHKAVDEMAVKDSFRGYGPEQGYDFVREAIVRGEYTARGIEMDPDDIFVSDGSKCDVANIQELFTENVKIAIPDPVYPVYLDSNVMAGRAGVLQSDGHFSKVTYLASTAENNFQPDLPKDPVQLIYLCSPNNPTGTVLSRETLQKFVNYANENGALILFDGAYNCYIQDETLPHSIFEIPGARTCAIEFRSFSKTAGFTGVRCAYTVIPHELSKLRAMWNRRQCTKFNGVSYVTQRAAEAIYSPVGWLQTKEVIAGYMRTAGVIRKELTAAGYTVFGGEHAPYIWWKIADGEKSFDFFDRLLATCEVVGTPGSGFGPCGEGYFRLTAFGDYERTVEALRRIREKL, translated from the coding sequence ATGAACGAATCAATCATCAACACTAACTACGACTTGCTGCCTGGCAGCTACCTTTTCTCGACGATCGCCCAGAAAATCAAGGAATATCAGGCGAAAAAGCCCGATGCAGACATCATTCGACTGGGTATTGGCGATGTGACCACGCCCTTGATCCCGGAAGTCATCAAGGCCATGCACAAGGCCGTGGACGAAATGGCCGTGAAGGATTCTTTCCGCGGTTACGGCCCCGAACAGGGCTACGATTTTGTTCGCGAGGCGATCGTTCGTGGCGAATACACCGCCCGCGGCATCGAAATGGACCCGGATGACATCTTCGTGAGCGATGGTTCCAAGTGCGATGTGGCGAACATCCAGGAGCTTTTTACAGAAAATGTAAAGATTGCCATTCCGGACCCGGTTTATCCGGTCTATCTGGACTCCAACGTAATGGCTGGCCGTGCAGGCGTGTTGCAAAGTGACGGACATTTTTCTAAGGTGACTTACCTTGCTTCGACTGCCGAAAACAATTTCCAGCCGGATTTGCCCAAGGATCCGGTGCAGCTGATTTACCTTTGCAGCCCGAACAACCCCACGGGTACGGTCCTTAGCCGCGAAACTTTGCAGAAGTTCGTGAACTATGCCAACGAAAATGGTGCGCTGATTCTGTTTGATGGCGCTTACAACTGCTACATCCAGGACGAAACCTTGCCGCATTCCATTTTCGAAATTCCGGGTGCGCGCACGTGCGCCATTGAATTCCGCAGTTTCAGCAAGACGGCCGGCTTTACGGGCGTGCGCTGCGCCTATACGGTGATTCCGCACGAACTTTCTAAACTCCGCGCCATGTGGAACCGCAGACAGTGCACCAAGTTCAACGGCGTAAGCTACGTGACGCAGCGTGCCGCCGAGGCGATCTATTCGCCGGTGGGCTGGTTACAGACAAAAGAAGTCATTGCCGGTTACATGCGTACCGCAGGCGTAATCCGCAAGGAACTGACAGCCGCCGGTTACACGGTGTTCGGTGGCGAACATGCCCCGTACATCTGGTGGAAAATTGCGGACGGCGAAAAATCCTTCGATTTCTTTGACCGCTTGCTTGCCACCTGCGAAGTCGTGGGTACCCCGGGCAGCGGCTTTGGCCCCTGCGGCGAAGGATACTTCCGCCTGACCGCCTTCGGTGACTACGAACGCACCGTCGAAGCCCTTAGGAGAATCAGGGAGAAACTATAA
- the dapF gene encoding diaminopimelate epimerase has product MSLNFSKWTGLGNDFVLYEPGQTPEYGAAFTDRVVKLCDRRFGIGADGVVIVTPMDNDGCLVLGDTGVGASVGPAAKSAPNGVDFEMRIFNADGSEAAMCGNATRCVAKYIRSRGLAKDDSTKVFNLHTKSGLVKPALLDDGRVCVDMGLPRNFLGSIKLTADSFDFTAETVSMGNPHAVIFVDDIEKIQLEKWGSILEVDKQFPDRCNIEFAQVIPAAGAAPTQIRMRVWERGCGVTMACGTGSCATLVAAQRTGRVGVEADFILDGGVLHIKHEEGGPVLMTGPAEEVFRGEIEA; this is encoded by the coding sequence ATGTCATTGAATTTTTCAAAATGGACCGGATTGGGAAATGATTTCGTGTTGTATGAACCGGGGCAGACGCCGGAATATGGCGCCGCCTTTACAGATCGCGTCGTCAAGCTTTGCGACCGCCGCTTCGGTATCGGTGCCGATGGAGTGGTGATTGTAACTCCGATGGATAACGACGGTTGCCTGGTGCTGGGCGATACGGGCGTCGGTGCCAGCGTGGGGCCTGCTGCGAAATCAGCACCGAATGGTGTTGATTTTGAAATGCGCATCTTTAATGCCGATGGCTCCGAGGCGGCCATGTGCGGTAATGCGACGCGTTGTGTGGCAAAGTATATCCGCAGCCGCGGTCTTGCAAAAGACGATAGCACGAAGGTTTTTAATCTGCATACCAAGAGTGGCCTGGTGAAGCCTGCGCTTTTAGACGATGGTCGCGTGTGCGTAGATATGGGACTTCCGAGAAACTTCTTGGGCTCGATTAAGCTTACGGCCGATAGTTTCGATTTTACCGCCGAGACGGTCTCGATGGGGAATCCGCATGCGGTGATTTTCGTGGATGACATCGAAAAAATTCAGCTGGAAAAGTGGGGGAGCATTCTAGAAGTGGACAAACAGTTCCCCGACCGTTGTAACATTGAATTTGCCCAGGTAATCCCCGCTGCGGGAGCGGCGCCCACCCAAATCCGCATGCGGGTTTGGGAACGGGGTTGCGGAGTCACCATGGCTTGCGGCACCGGCAGTTGCGCAACCCTCGTTGCGGCCCAGCGCACGGGCCGCGTGGGCGTCGAAGCCGACTTCATCCTCGACGGCGGTGTTCTCCACATCAAGCACGAAGAAGGTGGCCCCGTCCTGATGACCGGCCCCGCAGAAGAAGTATTTAGAGGAGAGATTGAGGCGTGA
- the orn gene encoding oligoribonuclease: MARIKSAPNLVWMDLEMSGLEPERDVILEIATIITDPNLNILAEGPVLAIHQTENVFESMDDWNKRHHTQSGLVERCRKSTLSMADADKMTLDFIKPFTTERGNVLCGNSITQDRRFLYKYMPRISGWLNYRNIDVSSIKELTFRWYPTLPEFEKMEKHQALDDIRESIAELEYYRKTIFKTSL; encoded by the coding sequence ATGGCAAGAATTAAAAGCGCACCGAATCTCGTCTGGATGGACCTCGAAATGTCGGGGCTCGAGCCGGAGAGGGACGTTATCCTCGAAATCGCGACTATCATCACAGACCCGAACCTGAACATATTGGCCGAAGGACCCGTCTTGGCGATTCACCAGACCGAAAATGTCTTTGAGAGCATGGACGACTGGAATAAGCGTCACCACACCCAGAGCGGACTCGTGGAACGTTGCCGTAAGTCGACTCTCAGCATGGCCGACGCCGACAAGATGACCCTCGACTTTATCAAGCCCTTCACCACCGAACGCGGGAACGTGCTCTGCGGAAATTCCATTACGCAGGACAGGCGTTTTCTGTACAAGTACATGCCGCGGATTTCGGGCTGGCTCAACTACCGCAATATCGACGTAAGCTCCATCAAGGAACTGACTTTCCGCTGGTACCCCACGCTACCCGAATTCGAGAAGATGGAAAAGCACCAGGCCCTTGACGACATCCGCGAAAGCATCGCCGAACTCGAATACTACCGCAAGACGATTTTCAAGACAAGTTTATAA
- a CDS encoding penicillin-binding transpeptidase domain-containing protein — MDFNKYPRHNYKPIERLPYAVRMRNRIIVFAVFMGICALLGTCIFGGNEPEKIENDTEIVTENTDGDIEGSRTDAPRTETGEQQTQGEIPTGLFPKADSEDIANMQSAIAASVAPTEMPPEVETIDSTHIKAQADVFLAEKIDNLLRRFRPEHAIILMVDPNSNEIIAWGERRDNHVQEKPDYFIKNTFPAASLAKTITIAAAMESNRYSLTSQIPMIGASHTLYRNQLRVRDGFKGPFIEMQDAYAKSANPPLALIGMNVGADRLKSAAKKLGYNMNFPAGLPGRSTYAPPDTGYGLAEASCGFTEATTLTPLLAAAQVRAILTKQPLEIPWAKNLDGYAPKSRIALDVGKFTENTYYGLREAMVRSVTNGTARKNISTKHMARKNFNALTIGGKTGSLDGHDPYGRYEWFMGFAQSKENPSKAVVLVIMQVHDLQGMRSQPATQVAAKLFNYWAHQNLPKQGK; from the coding sequence ATGGATTTCAACAAGTACCCCCGTCACAACTACAAGCCGATTGAACGACTCCCCTACGCCGTGAGGATGCGTAACCGCATTATTGTTTTTGCAGTCTTCATGGGAATCTGCGCCCTGCTGGGCACCTGCATTTTCGGCGGTAACGAACCCGAGAAAATCGAAAACGACACGGAAATCGTAACCGAAAATACCGACGGCGACATCGAAGGTTCCCGCACAGATGCCCCCCGCACCGAGACCGGAGAACAGCAGACACAAGGGGAAATCCCGACCGGGCTATTCCCTAAAGCCGACTCCGAAGACATCGCGAACATGCAGAGCGCCATTGCCGCGTCCGTCGCGCCGACCGAGATGCCCCCCGAAGTCGAAACCATCGACAGCACGCATATCAAGGCGCAGGCCGACGTGTTCCTGGCCGAAAAGATCGACAACCTGTTGCGCCGTTTCCGCCCCGAGCACGCGATTATATTGATGGTGGACCCGAATAGCAACGAGATTATCGCCTGGGGTGAACGCCGCGACAACCACGTGCAGGAAAAACCGGACTATTTCATCAAGAACACCTTCCCCGCCGCGTCGCTTGCCAAGACGATTACGATTGCGGCCGCCATGGAAAGCAACCGCTACTCGCTCACCAGCCAGATTCCGATGATTGGCGCAAGCCACACGCTTTACCGCAACCAGCTGCGCGTAAGGGACGGATTCAAGGGACCGTTCATCGAGATGCAGGACGCCTACGCAAAATCCGCTAACCCGCCGCTCGCCCTGATAGGCATGAATGTGGGTGCAGACCGCCTGAAATCGGCAGCCAAGAAACTCGGCTACAATATGAACTTCCCCGCCGGGCTTCCCGGACGCTCCACGTACGCACCGCCCGATACCGGCTACGGACTCGCCGAGGCCAGCTGCGGTTTCACCGAAGCGACAACACTCACGCCGCTCCTGGCCGCCGCCCAAGTTCGCGCCATTCTCACGAAACAGCCTCTGGAAATTCCCTGGGCAAAGAACCTCGACGGTTACGCACCCAAGAGCCGTATCGCCCTAGATGTCGGCAAGTTCACCGAGAATACCTACTACGGGCTCCGCGAAGCGATGGTCCGCAGCGTGACCAACGGAACCGCCCGCAAGAACATATCGACCAAGCACATGGCCCGCAAGAATTTCAACGCCCTCACCATCGGCGGCAAGACTGGCTCTCTCGACGGACACGACCCCTACGGCCGCTACGAGTGGTTCATGGGTTTTGCACAGTCCAAGGAAAACCCGAGCAAGGCGGTGGTACTCGTGATTATGCAGGTGCACGACTTGCAGGGTATGCGTTCGCAGCCGGCAACACAGGTCGCCGCGAAGCTCTTTAACTACTGGGCACATCAGAATCTCCCCAAACAAGGAAAATAA
- the lgt gene encoding prolipoprotein diacylglyceryl transferase produces MEPTWWNLIPSYFDGTAFTLGSFPVRWYGIMYIFAFVTGYLTLMHVNKKEKLGYTKDQFDSLFTWIIAGIIIGARLGYVFFYKPGYYLANPTEIIFPMTHDALGYHFTGISGMSYHGGMILGTIFTYIGLKRNKMKVWEGLNLCFMLAPLAYTWGRWGNFINGELFGEVTTSGIGMWFPLAHDSPITNPILHHPSQLYEMLFEGVILFAILYNLRRIPLLRDKMPCLYLMGYGFFRFFIEFFRRPDAHLGRVDLFGMSRGQTLCSVMFLTGLIWLIVLIYRQRKASNSLQVR; encoded by the coding sequence ATGGAACCGACTTGGTGGAACCTCATCCCTTCTTATTTTGACGGAACGGCCTTTACGCTCGGGAGCTTCCCGGTGCGCTGGTACGGCATCATGTACATTTTCGCCTTCGTGACGGGCTACCTCACGCTGATGCACGTGAACAAGAAAGAAAAGCTGGGCTACACCAAGGACCAGTTCGACAGCCTGTTCACCTGGATTATCGCAGGCATCATTATCGGTGCGCGCCTCGGCTACGTATTCTTCTACAAGCCGGGCTACTACCTCGCGAACCCGACCGAAATCATTTTCCCGATGACCCACGATGCGCTCGGCTACCACTTTACGGGAATCTCGGGAATGAGTTACCACGGTGGCATGATCCTCGGAACGATTTTCACCTACATCGGCCTCAAACGCAACAAGATGAAGGTGTGGGAAGGGTTGAACCTTTGCTTTATGCTAGCTCCGCTCGCCTACACCTGGGGCCGCTGGGGCAACTTCATTAACGGCGAACTTTTTGGCGAAGTCACCACTAGCGGAATCGGCATGTGGTTTCCGCTCGCCCACGACAGTCCCATTACCAACCCGATTCTGCACCACCCGAGCCAGCTTTATGAGATGCTTTTTGAGGGTGTTATCTTGTTCGCAATCTTGTACAACTTAAGGCGCATTCCGCTGTTACGCGACAAGATGCCTTGCCTGTACCTGATGGGCTACGGCTTCTTCAGGTTCTTCATCGAATTTTTCCGCAGGCCCGACGCACACCTCGGCCGCGTGGACCTGTTCGGCATGAGCCGCGGACAGACGCTTTGCAGCGTCATGTTCCTGACCGGCTTAATCTGGCTGATTGTGCTGATTTACAGGCAGCGCAAGGCTAGCAACTCACTGCAAGTTCGCTGA
- a CDS encoding TldD/PmbA family protein translates to MNITDAVSCMCDLAKGEAEQFDVLASNSHSEGLSVFQGQVQNTEISDSVGLGIRVIKDGHPGYAHTERLTKEAIAQTIKDAVCHTQWTEKVDIELPAPAKIPEDCHDYNPALESLTLADLKDFCIELEKETFARSADIKNIPYLGADLNRDFSIVANHKGLFYTEKDNSVSVGAGAVAVRGGISKLGNFVKSGRDWSEFTVGEIADKAATYATELFGAKKIEGGKIPVVFSERVSGRFIGMYGSPYIAESMQKGTSRLAGKEGQKIASEKLSLWSDPLGENFCHRVFFDSEGCLTRRVEVIKEGVFNEALYNLETAAKAGRATTGNGARDFGSKMSTAFWNMLVPAGEFSSADLLKLFPKCLLVVRLEGGSGCSSVSGELSIGAHGFWCENGVIQHPVDGVTLSGNYFDIIQNVVGVGNEYYNPFSSVKVPALAISELAVSC, encoded by the coding sequence ATGAATATTACCGATGCTGTTTCTTGTATGTGCGATCTCGCGAAGGGCGAGGCGGAACAGTTTGACGTGCTTGCTTCGAACTCCCATTCCGAGGGCTTGTCTGTTTTTCAGGGCCAGGTGCAGAATACTGAAATCTCGGATTCTGTGGGGCTTGGCATTCGCGTGATTAAGGATGGTCATCCGGGCTATGCCCATACGGAACGCTTGACGAAAGAGGCTATTGCGCAGACCATCAAGGATGCGGTTTGCCATACGCAGTGGACCGAAAAAGTTGATATTGAACTTCCTGCTCCTGCAAAGATTCCGGAAGATTGCCACGATTACAATCCGGCACTGGAATCGCTCACGTTGGCAGACCTCAAGGACTTCTGCATCGAACTCGAAAAAGAAACGTTTGCGCGTTCTGCCGACATCAAGAATATTCCGTACCTGGGGGCCGACCTGAATCGCGACTTTTCGATTGTCGCTAACCATAAGGGACTTTTCTATACCGAAAAGGATAATTCCGTATCGGTCGGTGCGGGTGCGGTCGCCGTGCGCGGTGGAATCAGCAAACTAGGCAACTTTGTCAAGAGTGGTCGCGACTGGAGTGAATTCACCGTGGGTGAAATCGCCGACAAGGCCGCCACTTATGCCACCGAGCTTTTCGGTGCAAAGAAAATTGAAGGTGGCAAGATTCCGGTCGTGTTCTCGGAACGAGTTTCGGGACGTTTCATAGGAATGTATGGATCGCCGTACATTGCGGAATCTATGCAGAAGGGAACTTCGCGCCTTGCCGGTAAAGAAGGCCAGAAGATTGCTTCCGAAAAGCTTTCTCTTTGGAGTGATCCGCTGGGTGAAAACTTCTGCCACAGGGTGTTCTTTGATTCCGAAGGTTGCTTGACGCGCCGCGTCGAGGTCATCAAGGAAGGCGTCTTTAATGAAGCTCTCTATAATCTGGAAACGGCCGCCAAGGCAGGCCGAGCCACGACAGGCAACGGAGCCCGCGACTTCGGCTCCAAGATGTCTACGGCGTTCTGGAACATGCTTGTCCCGGCAGGGGAGTTCTCGTCGGCAGACCTTTTAAAGCTTTTCCCCAAGTGTCTCTTGGTGGTGCGCCTCGAAGGCGGCTCGGGCTGTAGCTCCGTGAGTGGCGAACTCAGCATCGGAGCTCATGGCTTCTGGTGCGAAAACGGCGTAATCCAACACCCCGTCGATGGTGTTACGTTGTCCGGAAACTATTTCGACATTATTCAGAATGTAGTTGGTGTCGGCAACGAATACTACAATCCGTTCTCTAGCGTGAAGGTGCCTGCGCTCGCCATCAGCGAACTTGCAGTGAGTTGCTAG
- a CDS encoding XRE family transcriptional regulator, with amino-acid sequence MARHGTPTPGQAILEGIEWLKMDKAEFARRIGVPMETLEGLIAGTVEITRELAESLESVTGSPAAYWRMLASKVKRVSQS; translated from the coding sequence ATGGCTAGGCATGGAACTCCCACTCCGGGACAGGCAATTTTAGAAGGTATTGAATGGCTCAAGATGGACAAGGCGGAATTTGCCCGCCGCATCGGAGTTCCGATGGAAACTCTAGAGGGCTTGATTGCGGGAACGGTTGAAATTACCCGCGAACTTGCCGAATCGCTTGAATCCGTAACGGGGAGCCCCGCCGCCTACTGGCGCATGCTCGCGTCGAAAGTAAAACGCGTCTCTCAATCCTAG